One stretch of Aquimarina sp. Aq107 DNA includes these proteins:
- a CDS encoding ABC transporter ATP-binding protein, with amino-acid sequence MKKLIEHIKYLIPQSKRKRLPFFFSISIVNSILDFISIAFLTPFILLIIDKQKVDDFLVSHFGITYQEKHILYALITLIVFYLLKNLLQTKIVSQQSKYLYSIGTLLSKKLVSNFTYGNYEKYYLIDKGQLIRDFHKLPTIFVTNILIPIYHLTSEIIILSMIMIAGFILNPLATIFSIVFVSISALLLLFLRKGKTQHFNEIISKSYRDTLNNLMNILNGIIEIKSSKSESDFINRFGKSYEEQNDTLASLSTFKQNNVRYLEVMTIVFISFSIAFILLNSSSMKDLVLLSFYGSAVIKIIPSFNKIINAYIDLKSNKHAVDILASYKFDQPNELNDNPFENSLRLENINFNYPNNDLIISNCSLEIKKGDFIGIMGKSGCGKTTLLHIICRMLPFKSGKIVLDENAITNTASFPFVYMLSQHSFIFQGTLIENITMNKTEDIDYNYINHLFDSFDLKDWLLNLDEGFDTVLNIDSKSISGGQKQRLALIRALYTRPKILLLDEATNQLNEDLEIKIMTYLKNETTKNELSIVAVFHNKDLSKFAEKHYTFRNSNLIKG; translated from the coding sequence TTGAAAAAATTAATTGAACATATAAAATATCTAATTCCTCAATCTAAAAGGAAAAGACTTCCCTTTTTCTTTTCTATTTCAATTGTCAATTCAATTTTAGACTTCATTTCCATCGCGTTTTTAACACCATTTATTCTATTAATAATTGATAAACAGAAAGTAGATGATTTTTTGGTTTCCCATTTTGGTATTACTTATCAAGAAAAGCATATACTATATGCCCTTATAACTCTAATAGTTTTTTATTTACTAAAAAATTTACTCCAAACTAAAATTGTATCCCAACAATCAAAATACCTCTACTCTATTGGTACTTTGTTATCTAAGAAACTAGTATCCAATTTTACCTATGGAAACTATGAAAAATATTACCTCATCGATAAAGGACAATTAATCAGAGATTTTCATAAACTTCCAACTATTTTCGTAACTAATATTCTTATCCCAATTTACCACTTGACGTCTGAAATAATTATATTATCTATGATTATGATAGCAGGGTTTATTCTCAATCCTTTGGCAACCATTTTTTCTATAGTTTTTGTCTCTATTTCTGCACTATTACTACTGTTTTTACGGAAAGGGAAAACACAACATTTTAATGAAATTATTTCTAAATCGTATAGAGATACCTTAAATAATTTAATGAATATCTTAAACGGAATCATCGAAATAAAAAGTTCTAAATCAGAAAGCGATTTCATTAATCGATTTGGCAAATCCTATGAGGAACAAAATGATACGCTAGCATCATTAAGTACTTTTAAACAAAATAATGTACGATATCTCGAAGTAATGACAATTGTTTTTATTTCATTTTCTATTGCTTTCATATTATTAAACTCAAGTTCAATGAAAGATTTGGTACTACTTTCATTTTATGGTAGTGCTGTTATTAAAATTATTCCGTCATTCAATAAAATCATTAATGCATACATAGATTTAAAAAGTAACAAACATGCGGTTGATATTTTAGCATCTTACAAATTTGATCAACCAAATGAACTAAATGACAATCCATTCGAAAATTCTTTACGATTAGAAAACATTAATTTTAATTACCCTAATAATGATTTAATTATATCTAATTGTAGCTTAGAAATAAAGAAAGGGGATTTTATCGGAATTATGGGTAAATCTGGTTGCGGAAAAACAACCTTACTACATATTATCTGTAGAATGCTTCCATTTAAATCAGGTAAGATTGTATTAGATGAAAATGCTATTACAAATACAGCATCGTTTCCTTTTGTATATATGTTATCACAACATTCATTTATTTTTCAAGGAACATTGATTGAAAATATAACAATGAATAAAACAGAAGATATTGATTATAACTACATAAATCACCTCTTTGATAGTTTTGATTTAAAAGATTGGCTATTAAATTTAGATGAAGGTTTTGACACTGTATTAAACATTGATAGTAAAAGTATTTCTGGCGGACAAAAACAACGTTTAGCTTTAATAAGAGCCTTGTACACAAGACCAAAAATTCTATTACTTGATGAAGCTACCAATCAATTAAATGAAGATTTAGAGATAAAAATCATGACATATTTAAAAAATGAAACAACAAAAAATGAATTATCAATAGTTGCTGTTTTTCATAATAAAGACCTCTCTAAATTTGCCGAAAAACATTATACATTTCGCAACAGCAATCTCATAAAGGGATGA
- a CDS encoding glycosyltransferase, giving the protein MKKKLLLITPLFPGNKDEDTIVPFIYQFCNYLDTNYNDLEIDVITLRYPIKKKEYNINSIKIYAIGGGFKTKLNSILVISKAFIKALKLFRRNDYDGILSFWYSDTAILGKLLKFIFRVKHFTWLQGQDVKANNKYFKLFRPSADQLIVVGKNHQKVLKKHWGITAKKIANVAVDTNTFPELNTGTRTIDIIGVGNLGALKNYSFFIEIIFELKKILNTINVVICGDGEEKEILTAKIDTLGLRENITLMGYVPNNEVRNLLNNSKLLLHTSQFEGNSMVVQEALYSGCKVISTFPLSENITNFFYEDNKVDLIKTSTGLLNKKQEIQRVRHFKIEETAAVIYSCFFDSK; this is encoded by the coding sequence ATGAAAAAAAAGTTGTTACTTATTACGCCACTATTTCCAGGAAACAAAGATGAGGATACTATTGTACCTTTTATTTATCAATTCTGTAATTATTTAGATACTAATTACAATGATCTAGAAATAGATGTAATTACACTCCGATATCCTATTAAAAAAAAGGAATACAATATTAACTCTATTAAGATATATGCAATAGGAGGAGGATTTAAAACCAAATTGAATAGCATTTTAGTGATTAGTAAAGCATTTATCAAAGCTCTTAAACTTTTTCGTAGAAATGATTATGATGGAATATTATCTTTCTGGTATAGTGACACTGCTATCCTCGGTAAATTACTTAAGTTTATTTTTAGGGTTAAGCATTTTACTTGGTTGCAAGGACAAGATGTAAAAGCAAATAACAAATATTTTAAACTCTTCAGACCATCCGCAGATCAATTGATTGTCGTCGGAAAAAACCATCAAAAAGTTTTAAAAAAACATTGGGGTATTACTGCTAAAAAAATTGCTAATGTAGCTGTAGACACCAATACCTTTCCGGAACTTAATACTGGAACAAGAACCATTGATATTATTGGTGTAGGAAATCTGGGCGCATTAAAAAACTATTCATTTTTTATTGAAATCATTTTCGAGTTAAAAAAGATATTGAACACTATAAATGTTGTTATCTGTGGAGATGGAGAAGAAAAAGAAATTCTCACTGCCAAAATCGACACACTAGGATTAAGAGAAAATATTACATTAATGGGGTATGTACCCAATAATGAGGTTCGAAATCTTTTAAATAATAGTAAACTGTTATTACATACGTCACAATTCGAAGGTAATTCCATGGTTGTTCAAGAAGCTCTGTATAGTGGCTGCAAAGTAATTAGTACATTCCCGTTATCAGAAAACATAACGAACTTTTTCTATGAAGACAATAAAGTAGACTTAATTAAAACATCAACGGGTTTATTGAATAAAAAACAAGAAATTCAACGGGTTAGGCATTTTAAAATAGAAGAGACTGCTGCTGTAATCTATTCTTGTTTTTTTGATTCTAAATAA